A genomic segment from Zygotorulaspora mrakii chromosome 1, complete sequence encodes:
- a CDS encoding C2H2-type zinc finger protein (similar to Saccharomyces cerevisiae NRG2 (YBR066C) and NRG1 (YDR043C); ancestral locus Anc_3.281) yields MMFGNDCSVLVLPSPNVNSHGMAMSGNYPIMCSHADVSGQKHFTLLPPLTNSQLIDNDLKYKLNRYSFSIGSSSDTSASTPATSPVSRAMSNSHIHDHDHVHVHDLFHNSEYTVAAPRNTRNESTSSLAGSDAATANSYVLRAGTTLNSKHIVRKDSPRELQSEILRQQPPVKVEQRRRYVCKVCSKAFTTSGHLARHNRIHTGEKNHICPFEGCNQRFSRHDNCIQHYKTHFKKKASS; encoded by the coding sequence ATGATGTTCGGGAATGATTGCTCGGTTCTGGTTCTGCCCAGCCCCAACGTCAATAGCCACGGGATGGCTATGAGCGGGAACTACCCCATAATGTGCTCGCATGCGGATGTGTCGGGGCAGAAGCATTTCACGCTGTTGCCACCGTTGACAAACTCGCAGCTTATAGACAATGACCTGAAGTACAAGCTGAACCGGTACTCCTTCTCTATTGGGTCGTCGTCGGACACCAGTGCGTCAACGCCGGCCACTTCTCCTGTGTCAAGGGCGATGTCCAACTCGCACATACACGACCACGATCACGTGCACGTGCACGATCTCTTCCACAACAGTGAGTACACTGTAGCGGCTCCTAGAAACACCCGCAACGAGAGCACGAGTTCGCTGGCCGGGTCGGATGCGGCAACTGCAAATTCATATGTGCTCAGAGCTGGCACTACACTGAATTCAAAACACATAGTGAGGAAAGACTCACCAAGGGAGTTGCAATCGGAGATTTTGCGACAACAACCGCCAGTAAAGGTGGAACAGAGACGTAGATATGTTTGTAAGGTCTGCTCGAAAGCGTTCACTACTTCGGGTCATTTGGCAAGACATAACAGAATTCACACcggtgaaaaaaatcatatcTGTCCCTTTGAAGGTTGTAATCAAAGGTTCAGCAGACACGACAATTGCATTCAACATTATAAAACacatttcaagaagaaggcCTCATCGTAA
- the ECM2 gene encoding Pre-mRNA-splicing factor ECM2 (similar to Saccharomyces cerevisiae ECM2 (YBR065C); ancestral locus Anc_3.280) translates to MSEQDEPPMICDLCLGDSNRIRITKNTHGASCKICTLPFTVYQFKSGKRNVNLVKTLICRKCAKQRNICQCCMLDMTWHISLQLRDRMLSMISRDKSMITEEVKNDMMRRFLALKDTELGGAKITSDPKKIDVVMNELQHILTSQSSTSASKSAPASDQSLEESDSLKESDSLKDKVINKYKSVDISHVLRKLPLKESFELTDQSKSFFLYNISSSLPEWRINRAISEILNVTDWQSETSNSLIVHHKAKCGGIRFKNDELGAKFIENLLSSRSYLKTPNDLKRGILKVSHYQVFVIPWKTGFSTSSFGSTTGEEIKLSLSLDQFLKNEFSKGSAVESATNKVTATSTSKSKTKGKVTKKKNKLKRVSKIDL, encoded by the coding sequence ATGAGCGAGCAGGATGAACCACCCATGATTTGTGATCTTTGTCTTGGTGATTCTAACCGCATAAGAATAACAAAGAATACACATGGTGCAAGTTGTAAAATTTGTACGTTGCCATTTACCGTTTATCAATTCAAATCTGGCAAAAGAAATGTCAACTTAGTGAAGACTTTGATATGTAGGAAATGTGCCAAACAGAGAAATATATGTCAGTGTTGCATGCTGGATATGACTTGGCATATATCTTTACAGTTACGAGATAGGATGCTATCGATGATAAGTAGAGACAAATCGATGATAACTGAAGAGGTTAAAAACGATATGATGAGAAGGTTCTTGGCTTTGAAGGACACCGAATTAGGTGGTGCCAAAATTACCAGTGATCCGAAGAAGATAGATGTAGTCATGAATGAACTTCAGCATATTCTCACGTCACAATCTTCAACATCCGCATCAAAATCTGCTCCCGCATCAGATCAGTCCCTGGAGGAAAGTGATTCATTGAAGGAAAGTGATTCATTGAAGGACAAAgtaataaataaatataaGTCAGTGGACATTTCACATGTTTTACGAAAACTACCACTCAAGGAGTCCTTTGAATTAACGGATCAATCAAAATCCTTCTTTCTCTACAATATAAGCTCATCTTTGCCAGAATGGAGGATAAATAGGGCAATatctgaaattttaaatGTTACAGATTGGCAGTCTGAAACTTCAAACTCTTTAATAGTTCATCACAAGGCGAAATGTGGTGGTATTAGATTCAAAAACGATGAACTTGGTGctaaatttattgaaaatcttcTAAGCTCAAGAAGTTATCTCAAAACTCcaaatgatttgaaaagaggCATACTTAAAGTTTCTCACTATCAAGTCTTTGTAATACCGTGGAAAACAGGATTCTCTACAAGCTCTTTTGGAAGTACAACTGGTGAAGAGATTAAATTGAGCTTAAGTCTTGATCAGTTTTTAAAAAACGAATTCAGCAAAGGCTCAGCGGTTGAGTCGGCGACAAACAAAGTGACAGCGACATCTACGTCAAAGAGCAAAACCAAGGGAAAAGTcacaaagaagaaaaacaaacTTAAACGGGTCTCAAAAATAGAtttatga
- a CDS encoding uncharacterized protein (similar to Saccharomyces cerevisiae YBR062C; ancestral locus Anc_3.279), with amino-acid sequence MSNYQEEHGIQDDAVSRTATDDNEATRQDIRTQLREIFRLYSSDEDHQEDNTTLLELLSQLIPESLQEEWLEQLDQHDKKGCPESFIDSLPRVSKRNLSSTSACSICFSVFLEDDYPLVVELPHCDHRFDLECISIWLSKSTTCPLCRDDVMSHKVKIDSSKAELEEDWGMYG; translated from the exons ATGTCTAATTATCAAG AGGAGCATGGTATACAGGATGACGCTGTTAGCAGGACCGCCACCGATGATAATGAGGCTACCAGACAAGACATAAGAACTCAATTGCGTGAGATTTTTAGACTGTATAGTTCAGATGAAGACCACCAAGAAGACAATACAACGCTACTAGAATTGCTCTCTCAATTGATCCCAGAATCTTTACAGGAAGAGTGGCTAGAGCAGCTTGACCAGCATGACAAAAAAGGATGTCCTGAATCTTTTATCGATTCGTTACCAAGGGtatcaaagagaaatctTTCATCCACCAGTGCTTGCTCAATATGCTTTAGcgtttttttggaagatgaTTATCCATTAGTCGTTGAGTTACCACACTGTGATCACAGATTTGATTTGGAGTGCATAAGTATATggctttcaaaaagcacCACCTGCCCTCTTTGTAGAGATGATGTTATGTCCCACAAAGTGAAAATAGACAGTAGTAAAGCGGAGCTAGAAGAGGATTGGGGTATGTATGGGTAA
- the RSM10 gene encoding mitochondrial 37S ribosomal protein uS10m (similar to Saccharomyces cerevisiae RSM10 (YDR041W); ancestral locus Anc_3.278) has protein sequence MLRRGLPALRLVRLQSTARTSVAPSLTNLPFQKAVNSKNEESPLPINVKAVYYAPLKLPIQYGDLVADLQLRSYDNENLDFYADFILRVGFYLGMPMTGPKPLPSRRERWTVIKSPFAQAKSKENFERHTHKRLIRVWDTNPEVVQIWLSYISKHAITGVGIKCNVFQRSKISLDMDLNNVALLEPQSGARDETPDESKSTDIIPHTLDEAVGAKVMELLNRPEFKRHL, from the coding sequence ATGCTGAGGCGAGGACTCCCTGCTTTGCGATTAGTTAGACTCCAGTCAACTGCGAGGACATCGGTAGCTCCATCATTGACGAACTTGCCCTTTCAAAAAGCggtaaattcaaaaaatgaggaATCTCCGTTGCCAATTAATGTCAAAGCGGTTTATTATGCCCCTTTGAAACTGCCAATTCAGTACGGTGATTTAGTAGCAGATTTACAATTGAGATCGtatgataatgaaaatcttgatttttatGCTGATTTTATCCTCCGAGTTGGTTTTTATTTGGGTATGCCAATGACAGGACCCAAACCTTTACCCTCTAGGAGGGAACGCTGGACCGTGATAAAATCTCCATTCGCTCAAGCAaagtcaaaagaaaattttgaaagacatACTCATAAGAGGCTAATCAGAGTTTGGGATACAAATCCAGAGGTGGTTCAAATATGGCTATCATACATTTCAAAACACGCGATTACTGGTGTTGGTATAAAATGTAACGTCTTTCAACGTTCAAAAATCTCTCTTGATATGGACTTAAACAATGTCGCATTACTTGAACCGCAAAGTGGAGCAAGAGATGAAACTCCAGATGAAAGTAAGTCAACAGATATTATCCCACATACTTTAGATGAAGCTGTCGGTGCAAAAGTTATGGAATTGTTAAATCGTCCAGAATTTAAAAGGCATCTTTAG
- the TRM7 gene encoding tRNA methyltransferase TRM7 (similar to Saccharomyces cerevisiae TRM7 (YBR061C); ancestral locus Anc_3.277): protein MGKSSKDKRDLYYRKAKEEGYRARSAFKLLQLNDQFHFLDDPNLKRVVDLCAAPGSWSQVLSRKLFEGQKDVEGRKIVAVDLQKMSPIDHVTTIQADITHPKTLNRILELFGNEKADFVCSDGAPDVTGLHDLDEYIQQQLIMSALQLTCCVLKRNGTFIAKIFRGRDIDMLYSQLGYLFDKIVCAKPRSSRGTSMEAFIVCLSYNPPQDWEPKLDINQSTEQFFEKIPSLNGISELSIDDQSHTKAQLPSWSLEERSIAEFMSCGGLDSFDSDATYHIDADDSRQRESLDPVQSPTNPPYKEALELKRRGKLTRAI from the coding sequence ATGGGTAAAAGCAGTAAAGATAAAAGAGATTTGTACTATCGTAAAGCCAAGGAAGAAGGGTACCGAGCTCGTTCAGCGTTCAAACTTTTACAATTGAACGATCAATTCCATTTCTTAGATGACCCCAACTTGAAAAGAGTCGTCGATCTATGTGCAGCACCAGGATCATGGTCTCAGGTACTATCAAGGAAGCTCTTTGAAGGGCAAAAAGACGTCGAAGGCAGAAAaattgttgctgttgatttACAGAAGATGTCACCGATAGATCACGTGACCACAATTCAAGCAGATATTACACATCCAAAGACTCTTAACAGAATCCTGGAGCTTTTTGGCAATGAAAAGGCGGATTTTGTTTGCAGTGATGGTGCACCTGATGTCACCGGACTGCACGACTTGGACGAATACATCCAGCAGCAGCTCATCATGAGTGCGCTACAACTGACATGTTGCGTGCTGAAGAGAAACGGCACTTTTATTGCAAAAATATTCCGCGGTCGCGACATCGATATGTTATACTCGCAACTGGGGTATTTATTCGACAAAATCGTTTGTGCAAAGCCAAGATCGTCACGTGGAACCTCAATGGAAGCTTTTATCGTTTGTCTTAGCTACAATCCACCTCAGGACTGGGAGCCTAAGTTGGACATAAATCAAAGTACAGAACAGTTCTTTGAGAAGATACCTTCTTTAAATGGAATCTCAGAGCTCTCCATAGACGACCAATCTCACACAAAAGCACAACTGCCATCCTGGTCACTCGAAGAGAGATCAATTGCAGAATTCATGTCGTGCGGTGGCTTAGACAGTTTTGATTCGGATGCCACATATCATATTGATGCCGATGACTCAAGACAGAGAGAATCTCTGGATCCTGTTCAAAGTCCAACCAACCCTCCATACAAAGAAGCACTAGAGCTGAAAAGGCGAGGAAAACTCACTAGAGCTATCTAA
- a CDS encoding uncharacterized protein (similar to Saccharomyces cerevisiae ENA1 (YDR040C); ancestral locus Anc_3.276), with translation MKEHKGSSSIDYEFAAFHTLSSAETAGFLKTDLENGLTKQEHEERLKEVGDNSLGDDAKIDYKGIIVHQVCNAMILVLFISMVISFAIHDWITGGVIAFVVGVNVVIGVYQEYNASKTMNSLKALSSSNAHILRNGKSENLESKDVVPGDICYVKVGDTIPADLRLITAENFETDEALLTGESLPVSKEANSIYSADEETPVGDRLNIAFSSSTVVKGRAQGIVIKTGLNTEIGKVAKSLKDIGGIVSKDSSKSKLENFWITSKQTVGAFLGTTTGTPLHRKLSKLAILLFGIAVIFAIVVMASQKFNVDRGVAVYAICVALSMIPSSLVVVLTITMSAGAAVMVSRNVIVRKLDSLEALGAVNDICSDKTGTLTQGRMIARQVWIPNFGTITINSSNDSFNPTGGEINYIPKLSPHEYYHNETEDVGIVQNFKNKYYDNELPENVNVGLFSQWLETATLANIATVFQDRDSLEWKAHGDPTEIAIQVFASKMDLPRHALTGEGVKQKEQTEQRCDSSSDVGDEIENTVKGKDEMEFKFSKTAEFSFDSTIKRMSAIFLDKEQNTQNVYTKGAFESVLSCCKYWYGKDNQDEMVPFTEQDVQQVKQNIDVLSLGGLRVLAFAKKSWKNDEIDDKMYTRITKDRSFVEKDLCFLGLIGIYDPPRSETAGAVKKFHKAGINVRMLTGDFPGTAKAIAQEVGILPTNLYHYPKEVVDIMVMTGIQFDNLSSDEIDNLPVLPLVVARCSPQTKVRMIEALHRREKFCAMTGDGVNDSPSLKLANVGIAMGINGSDVAKDASDIVLSDDNFASILNAVEEGRRMTDNIQKFVLQLLACNVAQAIYLIVGLVFQSENGESTFPLSPVEVLWVIVFTSCFPAMGLGLEKAGPDLMERPPNDSKSGIFTWEVIIDMFAYGLIMAGSCMGSFTSVIYGNDNGNLGIGCNSSYNDTCTDVFRARSTAFSTMTWCALILAWEVIDMRRSFFRMQPETDRPFTQFFIDVWSNQFLFWSIVIGFAGTFPVVYIPVINDKVFLHKPIGYEWGLAFAFTIAFWIGAEMYKYAKRLYFRNKSMAEDPESDLEKKAARDPFEAYSTSTTMMTEVQLPLKV, from the coding sequence ATGAAGGAGCACAAAGGTTCATCGTCTATTGATTACGAGTTTGCAGCGTTTCACACCCTGAGTTCTGCGGAAACAGCTGGATTTTTAAAGAcagatttggaaaatggtTTAACCAAACAAGAGCATGAGGAGAGATTGAAAGAAGTCGGTGATAATTCGCTTGGAGATGATGCCAAAATCGACTACAAAGGCATAATTGTGCACCAGGTTTGTAACGCTATGATTTTAGTCTTGTTCATATCCATGGTGATCTCATTTGCCATTCATGATTGGATCACTGGTGGTGTCATTGCGTTTGTTGTTGGTGTCAATGTAGTTATTGGTGTCTACCAAGAATACAATGCCTCGAAAACGATGAACTCCTTGAAAGCCTTGAGCTCATCGAATGCACATATTTTGAGGAATGGTAAATCGGAGAATTTAGAATCTAAAGACGTCGTTCCTGGAGATATTTGCTACGTTAAAGTAGGTGATACAATACCAGCAGATTTAAGGTTAATTACGGccgaaaattttgaaactgATGAGGCTTTATTAACTGGTGAATCGTTACCAGTTTCCAAAGAGGCTAATTCTATTTATTCAGCCGACGAAGAGACACCTGTGGGTGATCGTTTGAATATAGCCTTCTCCTCGTCAACAGTGGTCAAAGGAAGGGCACAAGGTATTGTTATAAAGACGGGACTGAACACAGAAATTGGTAAGGTGGCTAAATCTTTAAAAGACATTGGTGGGATTGTCTCGAAGGATTCATCTAAATCAAAACTTGagaatttttggattaCGTCAAAACAAACCGTCGGTGCGTTTTTGGGTACAACAACAGGCACTCCGTTGCACAGAAAGCTATCGAAATTAGCCATTTTGCTATTCGGAATTGCCGtcatttttgcaattgtaGTTATGGCgtctcaaaaattcaatgtTGATAGAGGGGTTGCTGTATATGCAATTTGCGTCGCTTTATCAATGATTCCATCTTCATTAGTAGTTGTATTGACCATCACAATGTCCGCAGGCGCAGCTGTTATGGTCTCAAGAAATGTTATTGTTAGAAAATTAGATTCTTTAGAAGCTTTGGGTGCAGTTAATGATATTTGCTCAGATAAAACAGGTACTTTGACTCAAGGTAGAATGATTGCCAGGCAAGTGTGgattccaaattttggTACAATTACCATCAATAGTTCTAATGACTCTTTTAATCCAACAGGCGGTGAAATTAATTATATTCCAAAATTGTCACCTCATGAATATTATCATAATGAAACTGAAGATGTCGGAATTgtgcaaaatttcaaaaacaaatattaCGATAATGAACTACCTGAAAATGTGAACGTTGGCTTGTTCTCACAGTGGTTAGAGACAGCTACTTTGGCTAATATTGCTACCGTTTTTCAAGATAGAGACTCTTTAGAATGGAAAGCTCACGGTGATCCAACAGAAATAGCCATTCAAGTTTTTGCTAGCAAGATGGATTTGCCTCGTCATGCATTGACTGGTGAAGGTGTCAAACAGAAGGAACAAACTGAACAAAGATGTGATTCTTCCAGTGATGTCGGTGATGAGATTGAAAACACCGTAAAAGGAAAGGATGAAATGGAGtttaaattttcaaaaactgcagaattttcctttgattCAACTATCAAAAGAATGTCTGCCATATTTTTAGACAAGGAACAGAATACTCAAAATGTCTACACAAAAGGTGCGTTTGAAAGTGTTTTGAGTTGTTGTAAATACTGGTACGGTAAAGACAACCAAGATGAAATGGTTCCATTCACTGAACAAGATGTTCAGCAAGTTAAACAGAATATCGATGTCTTGTCGCTAGGAGGGTTGAGAGTTCTTGCATTCGCTAAAAAATCAtggaaaaatgatgagatCGATGACAAAATGTATACAAGAATCACAAAGGATAGGAGCTTTGTTGAGAAAGATTTATGTTTCTTGGGTTTAATTGGTATCTATGATCCACCTCGTAGTGAAACAGCTGGTGCTGTTAAGAAATTTCATAAAGCGGGTATCAATGTTCGTATGCTAACGGGTGATTTTCCTGGTACAGCTAAAGCTATCGCTCAAGAGGTTGGTATTTTACCAACTAATTTGTACCATTATCCCAAAGAAGTTGTGGATATAATGGTGATGACTGGTattcaatttgataatttgTCTTcggatgaaattgataactTGCCAGTTTTACCACTAGTTGTCGCACGTTGCTCTCCACAAACAAAAGTTCGTATGATTGAAGCCTTACATCGCAGAGAGAAATTTTGTGCTATGACTGGTGATGGTGTTAATGATTCACCATCCTTGAAATTGGCAAATGTTGGTATTGCCATGGGTATAAATGGTTCTGATGTTGCAAAGGATGCTTCTGACATTGTTTTAAGTGATGATAattttgcttcaattttgaatgcCGTTGAAGAAGGTAGAAGAATGACTGataatattcaaaaatttgttttacagTTGTTAGCTTGTAACGTGGCACAGGCTATTTATTTGATTGTTGGTTTGGTATTTCAAAGTGAGAATGGTGAATCAACTTTTCCATTATCTCCGGTTGAAGTTTTATGGGTCATTGTTTTCACTTCTTGCTTTCCAGCAATGGGTTTAGGTTTGGAAAAAGCGGGTCCCGATCTAATGGAGAGACCTCCTAATGATTCTAAATCAGGGATTTTTACTTGGGAAGTCATCATTGACATGTTTGCATATGGTCTGATCATGGCTGGTTCATGTATGGGATCATTTACCTCGGTCATTTACGGTAATGATAATGGAAATTTGGGAATTGGCTGCAATAGTAGTTATAATGATACATGTACTGATGTATTCAGAGCTCGATCCACTGCATTTTCAACGATGACTTGGTGTGCATTGATTCTAGCTTGGGAAGTGATTGATATGAGAAgatcttttttcagaatGCAACCAGAAACTGATCGTCCTTTcactcaatttttcatcgaTGTCTGGAGCAATCAATTCTTATTCTGGTCCATTGTTATTGGTTTTGCTGGTACGTTCCCTGTTGTTTACATCCCAGTTATAAACGATAAGGTGTTCTTACATAAGCCAATAGGTTATGAATGGGGGCTGGCATTTGCATTTACTATCGCATTTTGGATAGGCGCTGAGATGTACAAATATGCCAAGAGACTGTATTTCAGGAATAAGAGTATGGCAGAAGATCCCGAAAGCGatctagaaaaaaaagcgGCTAGAGATCCATTTGAAGCTTATAGCACGTCTACAACAATGATGACCGAAGTTCAGCTTCCATTGAAGGTATAA
- the KRS1 gene encoding lysine--tRNA ligase KRS1 (similar to Saccharomyces cerevisiae KRS1 (YDR037W); ancestral locus Anc_3.275) produces MSQEEATQKATEGVANLHLDEVTGERVSKSELKKRIKQRQVEAKKAAKKASGQAPVEPKKKKNDLLADLSPAQYFEARSRQILELRKTHEPNPYPHKFQVNISNPEFLSKYAYLQRGETLPEEKVAIAGRVHAKRESGSKLKFYVLHGDGVEVQLMSQLQDYQDPLAYEIDHDLLKRGDIVGVEGYVGRTQPKKGGEGEISVFVSRIQLLTPCLHMLPADHFGFKDQETRYRKRYLDLIMNKESRGRFITRSKIITYIRKFLDSRQFIEVETPMMNVIAGGATAKPFVTHHNDLNMDMYMRIAPELFLKELVVGGLDRVYEIGRQFRNEGIDMTHNPEFTTCEFYQAYADVYDLMDMTELLFSEMVKEITGSYVIRYHPDPTNPEKELELNFARPWKRMNMIEELEKKFNVSFPPGDQLHTAETGKFLKQILIDNKLDCSPPLTNARMLDKLVGDLEDMCINPTFIFGHPQMMSPLAKYSRDIPGLCERFEVFVATKEICNAYTELNDPFDQRDRFEEQARQKDQGDDEAQLIDETFCNALEYGLPPTGGWGCGIDRLAMFLTDSNTIREVLLFPTLKPDVMREEGKKEAN; encoded by the coding sequence ATGTCTCAAGAAGAAGCTACTCAGAAGGCAACAGAAGGTGTCGCAAATTTGCACCTTGATGAGGTTACTGGTGAAAGAGTTTCCAAATCGGAATTGAAAAAGCGAATTAAGCAAAGACAAGTTGAGGCTAAGAAAGCAGCAAAGAAGGCGTCAGGCCAAGCTCCCGTTGAgccaaagaagaagaaaaatgatctttTGGCGGACTTATCACCAGCACAGTACTTTGAAGCTAGAAGTCgtcaaattttggaattgaGGAAAACTCATGAGCCAAATCCTTACCCACACAAATTCCAAGTAAATATCTCGAACCCAGAGTTTCTATCGAAGTATGCTTATCTGCAAAGAGGTGAGACTTTACCAGAGGAGAAAGTGGCCATTGCCGGCAGAGTCCATGCAAAGAGAGAATCAGGATCCAAATTAAAATTTTATGTTTTACATGGTGATGGTGTCGAAGTGCAATTGATGTCTCAGTTACAGGATTATCAAGATCCCTTAGCCTACGAAATCGACCAcgatttgttgaaaagaggTGACATTGTCGGTGTGGAGGGTTACGTTGGTAGAACTCAGCCAAAAAAAGGTGGTGAAGGTGAAATTTCTGTCTTTGTGAGTCGTATCCAGCTATTGACTCCATGCTTGCACATGTTACCTGCTGATCACTTTGGTTTCAAAGATCAAGAGACAAGATACAGAAAACGTTACTTGGATTTGATTATGAACAAGGAATCGAGAGGTCGTTTTATCACTCGTTCCAAAATTATCACTTACatcagaaaatttttggacTCAAGACAGTTTATTGAAGTGGAAACTCCAATGATGAATGTTATTGCTGGAGGTGCAACAGCAAAACCTTTTGTTACTCACCACAATGATTTGAACATGGATATGTACATGAGAATTGCTCCTGAATTATTTTTAAAGGAATTAGTTGTTGGTGGTCTAGATCGTGTTTATGAAATCGGTAGACAATTCAGAAATGAAGGTATCGATATGACTCACAATCCTGAATTTACAACTTGTGAATTTTATCAAGCTTATGCTGACGTCTATGATTTAATGGATATGACGGAATTATTGTTTTCTGAGATGGTTAAAGAGATTACAGGTTCTTACGTGATAAGATACCATCCAGACCCAACAAATCCGGAAAAAGAACTcgaattgaattttgctAGACcatggaaaagaatgaacATGATTGAAGAGttggaaaagaagtttAATGTAAGTTTCCCACCAGGAGATCAATTACACACAGCTGAAACTGGtaaattcttgaaacaaattttgattgataACAAGCTGGATTGTTCTCCACCATTAACAAACGCACGTATGCTTGACAAACTTGTCGGTGATTTAGAAGATATGTGTATTAACCCAACTTTTATCTTTGGTCATCCTCAGATGATGTCTCCGCTAGCCAAATATTCAAGAGATATTCCAGGTTTATgtgaaagatttgaagtCTTTGTTGCAACAAAGGAAATTTGTAATGCTTATACTGAATTGAATGATCCATTTGATCAAAGAGATagatttgaagaacaagCTAGACAAAAAGATCAAGGTGACGATGAAGCTCAATTAATAGACGAGACTTTCTGTAATGCTTTAGAATATGGGTTACCCCCAACTGGTGGTTGGGGTTGTGGTATTGATAGATTGGCAATGTTCTTGACTGATTCTAATACCATCAGAGAGGTTTTGCTGTTCCCAACATTGAAACCAGATGTTATGAGAGAAGAAGGTAAGAAGGAGGCTAACTAG